A genome region from Sceloporus undulatus isolate JIND9_A2432 ecotype Alabama chromosome 1, SceUnd_v1.1, whole genome shotgun sequence includes the following:
- the LOC121927161 gene encoding zinc finger protein 621-like → MAPKRRNKGEALGENKEGVALKKVAFKDVAVYFTKEEWQLLDPKQKALYEVVMMENYENVSSLEELETHLRMDIGEKPYRCQECGKGFAQKSVLVVHQRGHTGEKPYKCQQCGKGFAQRS, encoded by the exons ATGGCCCCCAAAAGAAGGAATAAAGGCGAAGCTCTGGGGGAAAACAAGGAAGGGGTTGCCTTGAAGAAG GTTGCTTTTAAAGATGTGGCAGTGTACTTCACCAAAGAGGAATGGCAACTGCTGGACCCAAAGCAGAAAGCATTGTATGAGGTGGTGATGATGGAGAACTATGAGAATGTGTCCTCCTTGG AAGAACTTGAGACACACCTGAGAATGGATATTggagagaaaccttacagatgccaggagtgtgggaaaggctttgctcaaAAGTCAGTCCTTGTAGTCCATCAGAggggccacacaggagagaaaccttacaaatgccaacagtgtgggaaaggctttgctcaaAG GTCCTAA